The following are encoded together in the Sulfuricurvum sp. genome:
- a CDS encoding SulP family inorganic anion transporter — translation MLRSLHTSLQPRIISYYKKHGFNKEDFFADTIAGLAVAIVALPLAMAIAIASNLPPERGLFTAIVAGFLISAHGGSRYQIGGPTAAFIVTVAMVAMKHGYDGLVLATIMAGGILMLMAFFRAGEMIKFIPYPVIVGFTSGIALLIAFSQIRDFFGLTITTIPPDFIHKLTVYIEHLQTTNPFAILVALASVAIILLAKRFIPKIPGPIIVVVLSGFAVWAFNIPVETIETRFGAIPSMLPTPTWPEITFEKLRLLLPDAITIATLAAIESLLSAVVADGMTGTKHKSNAELLGQGIANIASGIFGGLPATGAIARTATNIKAGARSPLAGMMHALWLFVFMFFLAPLIIKIPLAALAAILMIVAWNMSEIKHVREIMYAPRSDRVVLILTFLLTVLVDLNFAIQAGIALASILFIDQMMKQTQIRSVDTEEDDPDSIQNKSIPKGVEVYEIQGPLFFGVAEKLLDTLLLFEKPSKIFILRMRYVPLIDAAGLHALEVLHERLSHKDTVLILSGVNPHVRQLLQKANLITIIGEEKIVDHIDKALIVTREILENIK, via the coding sequence GTGTTACGCTCCCTTCATACTTCGCTCCAACCTAGAATTATCTCTTATTATAAAAAACACGGCTTTAATAAAGAAGATTTTTTTGCTGATACTATCGCAGGTCTTGCCGTCGCGATTGTCGCACTTCCTTTGGCTATGGCTATCGCCATCGCCTCTAATCTCCCTCCTGAGCGTGGTTTATTTACCGCTATTGTTGCAGGATTTTTAATCTCGGCACACGGTGGTAGCCGTTACCAAATCGGAGGGCCAACCGCCGCGTTTATCGTCACCGTAGCGATGGTTGCCATGAAACACGGTTATGACGGGCTTGTTCTTGCCACCATTATGGCAGGGGGAATTTTAATGTTGATGGCATTTTTTCGTGCCGGAGAGATGATTAAATTTATCCCTTACCCCGTCATCGTCGGGTTTACTTCAGGGATTGCTCTTTTAATTGCATTTTCACAGATTCGTGATTTTTTCGGTCTTACCATTACCACTATTCCACCCGATTTTATCCATAAACTCACCGTATATATAGAGCATCTGCAAACAACTAACCCTTTTGCTATTCTTGTAGCGCTTGCCTCGGTCGCTATCATCCTCTTAGCAAAACGTTTTATCCCTAAAATCCCCGGTCCCATCATCGTCGTCGTTTTATCAGGATTTGCGGTTTGGGCATTTAATATTCCGGTTGAAACTATCGAAACCCGTTTTGGAGCTATCCCCTCGATGCTCCCTACCCCTACGTGGCCTGAAATAACGTTTGAAAAGTTACGATTACTTTTGCCCGATGCTATTACCATCGCTACCCTCGCCGCCATCGAATCACTCCTCTCTGCCGTCGTTGCCGATGGAATGACCGGAACCAAACATAAATCAAATGCTGAACTATTGGGTCAAGGAATTGCCAATATCGCCTCAGGAATATTTGGAGGCCTTCCTGCAACCGGTGCAATTGCGCGAACCGCAACCAATATCAAAGCCGGAGCACGCTCACCCCTTGCAGGAATGATGCATGCCCTTTGGCTCTTTGTGTTTATGTTTTTTTTAGCACCGCTTATTATTAAAATACCGTTAGCCGCATTAGCCGCGATATTGATGATTGTCGCATGGAATATGTCGGAGATAAAACATGTCCGTGAAATCATGTATGCCCCAAGAAGTGACCGTGTTGTCCTCATCCTTACCTTTTTACTGACCGTATTAGTTGATCTAAATTTCGCTATCCAAGCGGGAATTGCACTCGCTTCGATCCTTTTTATTGATCAAATGATGAAACAAACCCAAATACGTTCAGTCGATACCGAAGAAGATGATCCAGACTCTATTCAAAACAAATCGATTCCAAAAGGGGTTGAAGTCTACGAAATTCAAGGTCCTCTCTTTTTCGGAGTCGCTGAAAAACTGCTTGATACTCTACTACTCTTTGAAAAACCATCAAAAATTTTCATTTTACGGATGCGTTATGTCCCACTTATCGATGCGGCAGGGCTTCATGCTCTTGAAGTTCTCCATGAACGATTAAGTCATAAAGATACTGTATTGATCCTCTCAGGAGTCAATCCTCATGTCCGTCAGCTATTGCAGAAAGCCAATCTCATAACCATAATCGGTGAAGAAAAAATTGTCGATCATATTGACAAAGCACTTATTGTAACGCGAGAAATTTTAGAAAACATTAAGTAA
- a CDS encoding EAL domain-containing protein — MPFSSYPHNFLQLISDHLPDMLWVKDIKGHYLFANQSICKNLLMANNTDEPLGKTDVYFALREREKHPENPQWHTFGELCFNSDEIVLTNMRSMRFEEYGNIRGELVYLDVHKAPLFGADGTLIGVIGSGRDITVQKRLELEKEMTQRLIESGPVVVFEWSADEGWPIRYVSSNVEMILGISHEQLMSGSTSFSNFIHPDDIVRIVTEVNEFFSDKTSMFIQEYRIIREDGTFLWIKDFTVVEYHKESNVPMSIKGYIIDNTVEKIANERASYFTHFDHLTGLPNRQKMLEDMEETPPVGCAIFNIDSFREINDFFGIVNADKLLIQLANESKKMWTPTYRIGGDEFAILFYKTISASALKEVIDNILNDMDRLVFTVGGEKIKVHFRVGIAFGVEKLLTRADIALHIAKEKKLPYALYEVADNIEDKYQKNIQMASAVHKALSDGRIICYYQPIVHIEDNKVYKYETLVRMVDEEGNIVPPMEFLPIAKKMQLYPQITQTVVHQACNIFAKRTEEFSVNLSIDDIDNPYTVQNIVNTIINTETANRIVFEILESDGIENYESVIRFATQVRALGAKIAIDDFGTGYSNFEHILRLNVDYIKIDGSLIRGIVNNKRHRIIVETIVQFAEKMGASTIAEFVCDEEIFDTIKHMGIEFSQGYYTGKPLPLT, encoded by the coding sequence ATGCCATTTTCCTCTTATCCACATAATTTTTTACAATTAATATCAGATCATCTTCCCGATATGCTATGGGTAAAAGATATCAAAGGGCATTACCTTTTTGCTAATCAGTCGATTTGTAAAAATCTTTTGATGGCGAACAATACGGATGAACCACTGGGGAAAACAGATGTTTATTTTGCATTGCGTGAGAGGGAAAAACATCCTGAAAATCCCCAGTGGCATACTTTCGGTGAGCTTTGTTTTAATTCGGATGAAATAGTCCTTACTAATATGAGATCGATGCGCTTTGAAGAGTATGGGAACATTCGGGGGGAATTGGTCTATTTGGATGTTCATAAAGCTCCTTTATTTGGTGCGGATGGAACATTGATAGGGGTTATCGGAAGCGGTCGGGATATCACTGTACAAAAACGCTTAGAGCTCGAAAAGGAGATGACGCAACGTCTTATTGAGAGTGGGCCGGTTGTGGTATTTGAATGGAGTGCCGATGAGGGATGGCCAATACGGTATGTTTCCTCCAACGTTGAGATGATTTTAGGTATTAGTCATGAACAATTAATGAGTGGCTCAACGAGTTTTTCTAATTTCATTCATCCTGATGATATAGTGAGAATCGTAACCGAAGTTAATGAATTTTTTTCCGATAAAACCTCTATGTTTATTCAAGAGTATCGGATTATTAGAGAAGATGGAACTTTTCTTTGGATTAAAGATTTTACAGTGGTTGAGTATCATAAGGAGTCTAATGTCCCGATGAGTATCAAAGGGTACATTATCGATAATACGGTAGAGAAAATTGCGAATGAAAGAGCAAGCTATTTTACCCATTTCGATCACCTCACCGGATTGCCGAATCGTCAAAAGATGCTTGAAGATATGGAAGAAACCCCCCCAGTCGGATGTGCAATTTTTAATATTGACAGTTTTCGGGAGATTAACGATTTTTTTGGTATTGTGAATGCCGATAAGCTCTTAATACAACTTGCCAACGAATCTAAAAAAATGTGGACACCGACGTATCGAATCGGAGGGGATGAATTTGCTATTTTATTTTATAAAACAATTTCGGCATCTGCTCTTAAAGAGGTAATCGATAATATTTTGAATGATATGGATCGATTGGTATTTACTGTCGGCGGGGAAAAAATTAAGGTCCATTTCCGTGTTGGAATCGCCTTTGGTGTTGAAAAGCTTTTAACCCGTGCTGATATCGCACTCCATATTGCGAAAGAGAAAAAATTACCGTATGCATTGTATGAAGTAGCCGATAATATCGAAGATAAATACCAAAAAAATATTCAAATGGCATCTGCAGTGCATAAAGCGTTGAGTGATGGGCGAATTATCTGCTATTACCAGCCTATCGTACATATTGAAGATAATAAAGTCTATAAATATGAGACATTGGTGCGAATGGTCGATGAAGAGGGAAATATCGTTCCTCCGATGGAGTTTTTACCGATTGCGAAAAAGATGCAGTTGTATCCACAAATCACTCAAACTGTTGTCCATCAAGCGTGCAACATTTTTGCCAAGCGTACGGAAGAATTTTCGGTTAATCTCTCAATCGATGATATTGACAACCCTTATACGGTTCAAAATATTGTTAATACAATTATTAATACTGAAACAGCTAACCGTATTGTTTTTGAAATTCTTGAATCCGATGGGATCGAAAATTATGAATCAGTGATCCGTTTTGCCACGCAAGTAAGAGCATTGGGAGCTAAGATCGCTATTGATGATTTCGGGACGGGATATTCCAATTTTGAACATATCTTACGGCTCAATGTTGATTATATTAAAATCGACGGTTCGCTGATCCGAGGGATTGTGAATAATAAGCGTCATAGGATTATCGTGGAAACGATTGTCCAATTTGCAGAAAAAATGGGAGCGAGTACAATAGCAGAATTTGTCTGTGATGAAGAAATCTTTGATACTATCAAACACATGGGGATAGAGTTTTCCCAGGGATATTACACGGGGAAACCTTTGCCGCTTACTTAA
- a CDS encoding methyl-accepting chemotaxis protein, with product MLEHYSIKTRLTGLIFLVVGMLGLLSIIVLSELKTELMNSKETMLKTQIDNVESLIAHYAKEADEGRMTQEVAQNTAKESIKHLRYNGEEYFFILDTHIRGIMHPIKPKLDGTDLSQIKDPNGVKLFAEFGKVTEEKGEGFVEYMWNKPGSEKPYPKLSFVRLYKPWGWIIGSGVYIDDVDNEFRIVAIKTFMWIGILLSIIIVLTIAIRRSIVIKLADMQAMAKELASGEGDLTKRLQITGNDEAAQTASSINSFIDTTQKIMQKVRVSSHESGSIAAELSSTTLSIGKAMEEESKIVNQTTTESDRMKEAMKASALEAQSVRTKALHTRENLQNAQSALYNTIDQLSVTVQIEGEINQRLNSLSQEASQVKQVLTVIADIADQTNLLALNAAIEAARAGEHGRGFAVVADEVRKLAERTQKSLVETNATVNVIVQSINDITDQMNNNTKRIESLVNASEEVNDHTKTAVSALADTVQAIEKLSNDAQTNAATTESIINKISDINELTTSNARSVEEIAAAAEHLHQMTEQLTNQISVFKT from the coding sequence ATGTTAGAACACTATAGTATCAAAACACGTTTAACAGGTTTAATCTTTCTTGTAGTAGGTATGCTCGGATTATTGAGTATTATTGTGTTAAGTGAGCTGAAAACTGAGTTAATGAATTCAAAAGAGACGATGCTTAAAACTCAAATTGACAATGTTGAATCACTGATAGCACATTATGCAAAAGAAGCTGATGAGGGAAGAATGACTCAAGAAGTTGCACAAAATACGGCAAAAGAGTCTATAAAACATTTACGTTATAACGGTGAAGAATACTTTTTTATCCTCGATACACATATTCGCGGTATCATGCATCCAATCAAACCAAAGCTCGACGGAACTGATCTTTCACAAATTAAAGATCCTAATGGTGTAAAACTTTTTGCCGAATTCGGTAAAGTTACCGAAGAAAAAGGGGAAGGTTTCGTAGAATATATGTGGAATAAACCTGGTTCTGAGAAACCATATCCAAAACTTTCGTTTGTTCGATTATACAAACCTTGGGGATGGATTATCGGTTCGGGTGTTTATATTGACGATGTTGATAATGAATTTCGAATTGTTGCTATTAAAACATTTATGTGGATAGGAATATTACTAAGTATTATCATTGTATTGACGATAGCGATTCGCCGCTCAATCGTAATAAAACTAGCTGATATGCAAGCAATGGCTAAAGAACTCGCAAGTGGTGAGGGAGATTTAACTAAACGACTCCAAATAACGGGAAATGACGAAGCAGCTCAAACAGCTTCTTCTATTAACAGTTTTATCGATACTACACAAAAGATTATGCAAAAGGTAAGAGTCTCTTCCCATGAAAGCGGCTCTATTGCTGCTGAACTCTCCTCAACAACTCTCTCTATCGGCAAAGCCATGGAAGAAGAATCAAAAATTGTCAATCAAACAACCACCGAATCGGATCGTATGAAAGAGGCAATGAAAGCATCTGCGCTAGAAGCTCAAAGTGTCCGAACCAAAGCATTACATACGCGTGAAAATCTCCAAAATGCACAATCAGCTCTCTACAATACCATAGACCAACTTAGTGTTACTGTTCAGATTGAAGGGGAGATCAATCAACGTCTCAACTCCCTCTCCCAAGAAGCATCTCAAGTGAAACAAGTCCTCACCGTTATCGCCGATATCGCCGATCAAACTAATCTCCTTGCTCTTAATGCCGCTATCGAAGCGGCACGCGCAGGTGAACACGGTCGCGGTTTTGCCGTGGTTGCCGATGAAGTGCGTAAACTCGCTGAACGTACCCAAAAAAGTCTCGTAGAGACCAATGCTACGGTTAATGTCATCGTCCAATCGATCAATGACATCACCGATCAGATGAACAACAATACCAAACGGATAGAGAGTTTGGTTAATGCATCCGAAGAGGTCAACGATCATACAAAAACCGCGGTTAGTGCTCTCGCCGATACGGTTCAAGCCATCGAAAAACTCTCTAACGATGCCCAAACCAATGCCGCAACTACCGAATCGATTATTAACAAAATTAGCGACATTAATGAGCTTACAACCTCTAATGCCCGTAGTGTTGAAGAGATTGCTGCGGCGGCAGAACACCTCCATCAAATGACGGAGCAACTTACCAATCAGATTTCTGTATTTAAAACGTAA